One Streptomyces sp. NBC_00554 DNA segment encodes these proteins:
- a CDS encoding GNAT family N-acetyltransferase: MSMPTPPAGLTVRPATFDDAAAVCALLNEIDLLEIGRADTDLAEIQADLKHPETDLERDSWLLLDGGRLIGYGLLWDESGGERIDMDVYTLPDRPDGDQYLFDLMEVRATEHAAANGAARAVVHLHLNTAPTLDLRALRGRGWRPVRRYNVMARQLSGDTDRLPAPPPGVTLRPCSTEPDRRVAHALLQESFADHFDFQPRRYEQWLDDIDAERADWSLIWIAHLDGLGDAAALRSHDNRASMAWIASLGVLRKARGQGLGSYLLRHAFGHYAARGRDRIGLGVDTDNSTGALALYERHGMTLDFGVDTWELIRPV, from the coding sequence ATGAGCATGCCCACCCCTCCGGCCGGCCTGACCGTGCGCCCGGCGACCTTCGACGACGCGGCGGCGGTGTGCGCGCTGCTCAACGAGATCGACCTGTTGGAGATCGGTCGCGCCGACACCGACCTGGCGGAGATCCAGGCGGACTTGAAGCACCCCGAGACGGATCTGGAGCGCGACTCCTGGCTGCTCCTCGACGGCGGCCGACTGATCGGATACGGCCTGCTGTGGGACGAGTCCGGCGGCGAGCGCATCGACATGGACGTCTACACGCTGCCCGACCGGCCGGACGGGGACCAGTACTTGTTCGACCTGATGGAGGTGCGGGCCACCGAGCATGCGGCCGCCAACGGGGCGGCACGAGCGGTGGTGCACCTGCATCTCAACACTGCCCCCACCTTGGACCTGCGGGCGCTGCGCGGACGGGGCTGGCGTCCGGTCCGCCGCTACAACGTGATGGCCCGTCAGCTGTCCGGCGACACGGACCGGTTGCCCGCCCCGCCCCCTGGTGTGACGCTGCGCCCCTGCTCGACCGAGCCGGACCGCCGAGTCGCCCACGCGTTGCTGCAGGAATCCTTCGCCGACCATTTCGACTTCCAGCCGCGTAGGTACGAGCAGTGGCTGGACGACATCGACGCCGAGCGTGCCGACTGGTCACTGATCTGGATCGCGCACCTCGACGGCCTCGGGGACGCGGCGGCGCTACGCAGCCACGACAACCGTGCCTCGATGGCCTGGATCGCCAGCCTCGGCGTCCTGCGCAAGGCCCGGGGCCAGGGCCTTGGCAGCTACCTGCTGCGCCACGCCTTCGGGCACTACGCGGCGCGGGGCCGCGACCGCATCGGCCTGGGCGTGGACACGGACAACAGCACTGGCGCGCTCGCGCTGTACGAACGGCACGGTATGACTCTCGACTTCGGTGTGGACACCTGGGAGTTGATCCGCCCGGTCTGA
- a CDS encoding trans-aconitate 2-methyltransferase yields MAHDHDHAPHDHAHDGHTHMDFAEMLPYLEQEAELTSPLYASAAAWLREWQPEPEMIVDAGSGPGIVSCLLARTFPQARVVAVDGVEPLLERAREHADRLGVADRFGTLRTDLDDGLGDLEYPADLLWASRSLHHVGDQRTALEGFARALAPGGAVALLEGGLPARYFPRDIGIGRPGLQSRIDAIQEEWFAKMRAELPGAVTETEDWPALMHAVGLRHVATRTFLLDLPAPLSDEARAFVVSALTHRREGLGEHLDADDLATLDRLLDPDDKASVHHRPDTFLLTAHTVYVGVKPE; encoded by the coding sequence ATGGCACACGACCACGACCACGCACCCCACGACCACGCGCATGACGGCCACACCCACATGGACTTCGCCGAGATGCTCCCCTACCTGGAACAGGAGGCCGAGCTCACCTCCCCTCTCTACGCGAGCGCGGCGGCCTGGCTGCGGGAGTGGCAGCCCGAACCTGAGATGATCGTGGACGCCGGCAGCGGCCCCGGCATCGTCTCCTGCCTCCTCGCCCGCACCTTCCCGCAGGCGCGGGTCGTCGCCGTGGACGGTGTGGAACCCCTTCTGGAGCGGGCCCGCGAGCACGCCGACCGGCTCGGCGTCGCCGACCGCTTCGGCACCCTGCGGACCGATCTCGACGACGGGCTCGGTGACCTGGAGTATCCCGCCGACCTGCTGTGGGCCAGCAGGTCCCTGCACCACGTCGGCGACCAGCGGACCGCACTCGAGGGCTTCGCGCGGGCGCTCGCCCCCGGCGGCGCCGTGGCCCTCCTGGAAGGCGGACTGCCCGCGCGCTACTTCCCGCGCGACATCGGGATCGGCCGCCCCGGCCTGCAGTCCCGTATCGACGCGATCCAGGAGGAGTGGTTCGCCAAGATGCGGGCCGAGCTGCCCGGCGCGGTGACCGAGACGGAGGACTGGCCCGCCCTGATGCACGCTGTCGGTCTGCGCCACGTCGCCACCCGCACATTCCTCCTCGACCTTCCCGCCCCCCTCTCGGACGAGGCCCGCGCCTTCGTCGTCTCCGCCCTCACCCACCGCCGCGAGGGCCTCGGCGAACACCTCGACGCCGACGATCTCGCCACCCTCGACCGGCTCCTCGACCCGGACGACAAGGCGAGCGTGCACCACCGCCCGGACACGTTCCTGCTGACGGCGCACACCGTGTACGTCGGAGTGAAGCCGGAGTAG
- a CDS encoding glycoside hydrolase family 48 protein, which yields MHPRRRRRTARRLWTAVVAALALPLTMLTTGTTPAHAAVVQCSVDYRTNDWGSGFTADLTITNRGTDAISGWALTYGYAGNQTLTNGWNGTWSQSGKAVTVQNASWNGTIAAGAAVTTGAQFTYSGTNTAPTSFAVNGTTCAGAHQPPVTVLTSPAPGAVYTQGSAVPLAATAAAADSATISRIEFYDDTTLLGADTSSPYTLSVSSLTVGSHSLVAKAYDSLGASADSTPVGITVASGPAVVASPGQLGVQQGKSGTFDVKLSTQPSANTTVSVARTAGNTGLSVTGGASLTFTPSNWNTAQQVTITADASGTGSATFTASATGHAPATVTVTELAASKAYDARFLDLYGKITNPANGYFSPEGIPYHSVETLIVEAPDQGHETTSEAYSYLIWLQAMYGKVTGDWSKFNAAWTTMETYMIPTHADQPTNSFYNASKPATYAPEYDTPNQYPAQLDTGVSVGPDPIAAELKSAYGTDDVYGMHWLQDVDNVYGYGNSPGKCEAGPADTGPSYINTFQRGPQESVWETVPQPTCDAFKYGGTNGYLDLFTGDASYAKQWKFTNAPDADARAVQAAYWADVWAEQQGKGADVSATVGKAAKMGDYLRYSMYDKYFKKIGNCVGPSACAAGTGKDASHYLMSWYYAWGGATDTSAGWAWRIGSSHTHGGYQNPLAAYALSSYADLKPKSSTGQADWATSLGRQLEFYRWLQSSEGAIAGGATNSWAGRYAAPPAGTPTFYGMYYDEKPVYHDPPSNQWFGFQAWSMERVAEYYQQTGNASAKAVLDKWVDWALSKTTINPDGTYLIPSTLQWSGAPDTWNASSPGANSGLHVTVADYTNDVGVAAAYAKTLTYYADRSGDTQAATTAKALLDGMWGNYQDGLGIAVPETRADYNRFDDGLYVPSGWSGTMPNGDAINSSSTFDSIRSFYEDDPAWSKIESYLAGGAAPSFTYHRFWAQADIALAMGSYAELLE from the coding sequence ATGCATCCCAGACGGAGACGTCGCACCGCGCGGCGGCTGTGGACGGCTGTCGTGGCGGCCCTCGCCCTTCCGCTGACCATGCTCACGACCGGCACAACTCCCGCCCATGCGGCGGTAGTTCAGTGCAGCGTCGACTACCGGACCAACGACTGGGGCTCCGGCTTCACCGCGGATCTGACGATCACCAACCGGGGTACGGACGCGATCAGCGGCTGGGCCCTGACGTACGGCTACGCGGGCAACCAGACCCTCACCAACGGCTGGAACGGCACCTGGTCCCAGTCCGGCAAGGCGGTCACCGTGCAGAACGCCTCCTGGAACGGCACGATCGCCGCCGGGGCCGCCGTCACCACCGGCGCCCAGTTCACCTACAGCGGCACGAACACCGCCCCGACCTCCTTCGCGGTCAACGGCACCACCTGCGCCGGCGCGCACCAGCCGCCGGTCACCGTGCTGACCAGCCCGGCTCCGGGTGCCGTCTACACCCAGGGCAGCGCGGTCCCGCTGGCCGCGACGGCGGCGGCAGCCGACAGCGCGACCATCAGCAGGATCGAGTTCTACGACGACACGACCCTGCTCGGCGCGGACACCAGCTCGCCCTACACGCTGTCGGTCAGCAGCCTGACCGTGGGCAGCCACTCCCTGGTCGCGAAGGCGTACGACAGCCTTGGCGCGTCGGCGGACTCCACGCCGGTCGGGATCACGGTCGCCTCGGGTCCCGCCGTGGTGGCATCGCCGGGTCAACTCGGCGTCCAGCAGGGCAAGTCGGGCACCTTCGACGTGAAGCTGTCGACGCAGCCGAGCGCGAATACGACCGTCTCCGTGGCCCGCACCGCAGGCAACACGGGCCTGTCCGTCACCGGCGGCGCCTCGCTCACCTTCACGCCGTCCAACTGGAACACGGCGCAGCAGGTGACCATCACCGCCGATGCCTCCGGCACGGGCTCGGCGACCTTCACGGCGTCCGCGACCGGCCATGCCCCGGCCACGGTCACCGTGACGGAGCTGGCCGCGTCGAAGGCGTACGACGCCCGTTTCCTGGACCTGTACGGCAAGATCACCAACCCGGCGAACGGCTACTTCTCCCCCGAGGGCATTCCGTACCACTCGGTGGAGACGCTGATCGTCGAGGCGCCGGACCAGGGCCATGAGACGACCTCGGAGGCGTACAGCTATCTGATCTGGCTGCAGGCGATGTACGGGAAGGTCACCGGCGACTGGTCCAAGTTCAACGCCGCGTGGACGACCATGGAGACGTACATGATCCCCACGCACGCCGACCAGCCGACGAACTCCTTCTACAACGCCTCGAAGCCGGCGACGTACGCACCCGAGTACGACACCCCGAACCAGTACCCGGCCCAGCTCGACACCGGAGTGTCGGTCGGCCCTGATCCGATCGCCGCCGAGCTGAAGAGCGCGTACGGCACGGACGACGTGTACGGGATGCACTGGCTCCAGGACGTGGACAACGTCTACGGCTACGGCAACTCGCCCGGCAAGTGCGAGGCGGGGCCGGCGGACACCGGCCCTTCGTACATCAACACCTTCCAGCGCGGCCCGCAGGAGTCGGTGTGGGAGACGGTCCCGCAGCCCACCTGTGACGCCTTCAAGTACGGCGGCACGAACGGGTACTTGGACCTCTTCACCGGGGACGCCTCGTACGCGAAGCAGTGGAAGTTCACCAACGCGCCGGACGCCGACGCGCGGGCCGTACAGGCGGCGTACTGGGCGGATGTGTGGGCCGAGCAGCAGGGCAAGGGCGCCGATGTCTCGGCGACCGTGGGCAAGGCCGCGAAGATGGGCGACTATCTGCGCTACTCCATGTACGACAAGTACTTCAAGAAAATAGGGAACTGCGTCGGTCCGTCGGCCTGCGCGGCCGGTACCGGCAAGGACGCCTCGCACTATCTGATGTCCTGGTACTACGCCTGGGGCGGCGCCACCGACACCTCGGCGGGCTGGGCCTGGCGCATCGGCTCCAGCCACACCCACGGCGGCTACCAGAACCCCCTGGCGGCGTACGCGCTCAGCTCGTACGCCGATCTGAAGCCCAAGTCCTCGACAGGGCAGGCGGATTGGGCCACCTCCCTGGGCAGGCAGCTGGAGTTCTACCGCTGGCTGCAGTCGAGCGAGGGCGCCATCGCGGGCGGCGCGACCAACAGCTGGGCGGGCCGTTACGCGGCTCCCCCGGCCGGGACGCCGACCTTCTACGGCATGTACTACGACGAGAAGCCCGTGTACCACGACCCGCCGTCCAACCAGTGGTTCGGCTTCCAGGCGTGGTCCATGGAGCGTGTCGCCGAGTACTACCAGCAGACGGGGAACGCGAGCGCGAAGGCGGTCCTCGACAAGTGGGTCGACTGGGCGCTGTCCAAGACCACGATCAACCCGGACGGCACCTACCTGATCCCCTCCACCCTCCAGTGGTCCGGCGCCCCGGACACCTGGAACGCCTCAAGTCCGGGCGCCAACAGCGGACTTCACGTCACCGTCGCCGACTACACCAACGACGTCGGCGTGGCGGCCGCGTACGCCAAGACCCTGACGTACTACGCCGACAGGTCCGGTGACACGCAGGCCGCGACGACGGCGAAGGCGCTGCTCGACGGCATGTGGGGCAACTACCAGGACGGCCTGGGCATCGCCGTCCCGGAGACCCGCGCCGACTACAACCGCTTCGACGACGGCCTGTACGTCCCGAGCGGCTGGAGCGGCACGATGCCGAACGGGGACGCGATCAACTCCTCGTCGACCTTCGACTCGATCCGCTCCTTCTACGAGGACGACCCCGCGTGGTCGAAGATCGAGTCCTATCTGGCGGGCGGAGCCGCGCCCTCCTTCACGTACCACCGGTTCTGGGCTCAGGCGGACATCGCCTTGGCCATGGGGTCGTACGCGGAGCTTCTCGAATAG
- a CDS encoding cellulose binding domain-containing protein: MRHPPRLGILVLGAAAALIGTAIAPVVTALGAAPACTVEYSVTGQWDTGFQGAVKVTNNMAALSSWTLGFDFASGQKVTQGWNAKWSQSGTTVTAANESWNGSLGTGASVSAGFLASWSGSNSVPASFRLNGTTCNVDAEPTPTPTPTDPPPATGEAPELHVSGNKLLDADGATRRLLGVNRSGGEYMCVQGYGIFDGPVDDASVKAIADWNANTVRIPLNEECWLGLSNIKPEYAGANYIAAVKDLVAKVEAHGMTPMLELHWSYGQYTGNSAGCSDVHASCQKPMPNAQYTPSFWTSVASTFKDDRAVAFDLFNEPYPDRATSTTTQAWTCWRDGGNCPGIGYEVAGMQDLVDAVRGTGAQNLILAGGLAYSNDLSQWLTYRPSDPTGNLVAAWHVYNFNTCSSESCWDSTLAPVAAQVPLVAGEIGENTCAHSFIDRVMAWFDARGLSYLGWTWNTWDCSSGPALISNYDGTPTPFGIGLRDHLLALNG, from the coding sequence ATGAGACATCCCCCGCGATTAGGCATTTTGGTTCTCGGCGCCGCGGCAGCCCTCATCGGCACCGCGATCGCGCCGGTCGTCACGGCTTTAGGAGCCGCACCCGCGTGCACGGTGGAGTACTCCGTCACCGGCCAGTGGGACACCGGCTTCCAGGGCGCCGTCAAAGTCACCAACAACATGGCCGCGCTGAGCAGTTGGACCCTCGGCTTCGACTTCGCAAGCGGTCAGAAGGTCACCCAGGGCTGGAACGCCAAGTGGTCCCAGTCCGGTACGACGGTCACCGCCGCCAACGAGAGCTGGAACGGTTCGCTGGGCACAGGGGCCAGTGTCAGCGCCGGTTTCCTCGCCTCGTGGTCGGGGAGCAACTCCGTACCGGCATCGTTCAGGCTCAACGGAACGACATGCAACGTGGACGCCGAGCCGACGCCCACGCCCACCCCGACCGATCCGCCACCCGCCACCGGCGAAGCACCCGAACTGCACGTCTCGGGCAACAAACTCCTCGACGCGGACGGCGCCACCCGCAGACTGCTCGGCGTCAACCGCTCCGGCGGCGAGTACATGTGCGTCCAGGGCTACGGCATCTTCGACGGGCCGGTCGACGACGCCTCGGTCAAGGCCATCGCCGACTGGAACGCCAACACCGTCCGCATCCCGCTGAACGAGGAGTGCTGGCTCGGCCTGTCCAACATCAAGCCCGAGTACGCCGGCGCCAACTACATCGCCGCCGTCAAGGACCTGGTCGCGAAGGTCGAAGCGCACGGCATGACGCCGATGCTCGAACTGCACTGGTCCTACGGCCAGTACACCGGCAACTCCGCAGGCTGCTCGGACGTGCACGCCAGCTGCCAGAAACCGATGCCGAACGCCCAGTACACGCCGTCCTTCTGGACCTCCGTCGCGAGCACCTTCAAGGACGACAGGGCCGTCGCGTTCGACCTGTTCAACGAGCCCTACCCGGACCGCGCGACCTCCACGACCACCCAGGCGTGGACCTGCTGGCGGGACGGCGGCAACTGCCCCGGCATCGGCTACGAGGTCGCCGGAATGCAGGACCTCGTCGACGCGGTACGGGGCACCGGCGCCCAGAACCTGATCCTGGCCGGCGGGCTCGCGTACTCGAACGATCTGAGCCAGTGGCTGACGTACCGACCCAGCGACCCGACGGGCAATCTCGTCGCCGCCTGGCACGTCTACAACTTCAACACCTGCTCCAGTGAGAGCTGCTGGGACTCCACGCTCGCCCCCGTCGCCGCCCAAGTCCCGCTTGTGGCGGGCGAGATCGGCGAGAACACCTGCGCACACTCCTTCATCGACCGCGTCATGGCGTGGTTCGACGCGCGGGGTCTCTCCTACCTCGGCTGGACCTGGAACACCTGGGACTGCTCCTCCGGTCCCGCCCTGATCTCCAACTACGACGGCACTCCCACGCCGTTCGGCATCGGGCTGCGCGACCACCTCCTCGCCCTCAACGGATAA
- a CDS encoding glycoside hydrolase family 6 protein, whose translation MSRTRTALLAALAMVAATAGAAAAAIPADTGIAAIPCTVDYKVQNQWGTGFTAAVTVTNNSAAKTSWAVKWSYAGNQQVTSGWNAKISQSGTAVTAANESYNASLPSGGSVSFGFNASYSGTNALPTTFTLDGVTCNVDDGGGGGDPTDPPTGTKVDNPYAGAKVYVNPEWAAKAAAEPGGSRISNQPTGVWLDRIAAINGVNGGMGLRDHLDEALEQKGTGELAVQLVIYNLPGRDCAALASNGELGATEIDRYKTAYIDPIAAILADPKYAALRIVTTVEIDSLPNLVTNVTPRPTVTANCDTMKANGNYIKGVGYALNKLGDVPNVYNYVDAGHHGWLGWDDNFGASADMFKLAATAEGATVADVHGFIVNTANYSALKEDYFTINDTVNGTSVRLSKWVDWNRYVDELSYAQAMRNQLVSIGFDSGIGMLIDTSRNGWGGTARPTGPGATTTVDTYVDGGRYDRRIHLGNWCNQSGAGLGERPKAAPAAGIDAYVWIKPPGESDGSSTAIPNDEGKGFDRMCDPTYTGNPRNNNNMSGALANAPLSGHWFSAQFQELMRNAYPAL comes from the coding sequence ATGAGCCGTACCAGAACAGCGTTACTCGCCGCCCTCGCCATGGTCGCCGCAACGGCCGGAGCCGCAGCCGCGGCGATCCCGGCCGACACAGGCATCGCGGCCATCCCCTGCACCGTCGACTACAAGGTGCAGAACCAGTGGGGCACCGGCTTCACCGCAGCCGTCACCGTCACCAACAACAGCGCCGCCAAGACCTCCTGGGCGGTGAAGTGGTCCTACGCCGGGAACCAGCAGGTCACTTCGGGCTGGAACGCGAAGATCAGCCAGAGCGGCACAGCCGTCACCGCCGCCAACGAGAGCTACAACGCCTCCCTGCCGAGCGGGGGTTCGGTCAGCTTCGGCTTCAACGCCTCGTACAGCGGAACCAACGCACTGCCCACCACCTTCACGCTCGACGGGGTGACCTGCAACGTCGACGACGGAGGCGGAGGCGGCGATCCGACGGACCCGCCCACCGGCACCAAGGTCGACAACCCGTACGCCGGTGCCAAGGTGTACGTGAATCCCGAGTGGGCCGCGAAGGCCGCCGCCGAGCCGGGCGGCAGCCGCATCTCCAACCAGCCGACCGGAGTCTGGCTGGACCGGATCGCCGCCATCAACGGCGTAAACGGCGGCATGGGGCTGCGCGACCACCTCGACGAGGCCCTGGAGCAGAAGGGCACCGGCGAACTGGCCGTCCAGCTCGTCATCTACAACCTCCCAGGCCGTGACTGCGCGGCCCTCGCCTCCAACGGCGAACTCGGCGCGACCGAGATCGACAGGTACAAGACCGCCTACATCGACCCGATCGCCGCGATCCTCGCCGACCCGAAGTACGCCGCCCTGCGGATCGTGACGACGGTCGAGATCGACTCGCTGCCGAACCTCGTCACCAACGTCACCCCGCGCCCCACCGTGACCGCCAACTGCGACACGATGAAGGCCAACGGCAACTACATCAAGGGCGTCGGCTACGCCCTGAACAAGCTCGGCGACGTGCCCAACGTCTACAACTACGTGGACGCCGGACACCACGGCTGGCTCGGCTGGGACGACAACTTCGGTGCCTCCGCCGACATGTTCAAGCTGGCCGCCACCGCAGAGGGCGCGACCGTCGCCGACGTGCACGGCTTCATCGTCAACACGGCCAACTACAGCGCCCTCAAGGAGGACTACTTCACCATCAACGACACCGTGAACGGTACGTCGGTCCGCCTGTCCAAGTGGGTCGACTGGAACCGCTACGTCGACGAACTGTCGTACGCGCAGGCCATGCGGAACCAGCTCGTCTCCATCGGCTTCGACTCCGGCATCGGCATGCTGATCGACACCTCCCGCAACGGCTGGGGCGGCACCGCCAGGCCCACCGGACCCGGCGCGACCACCACCGTGGACACCTACGTCGACGGCGGCCGCTACGACCGGCGCATCCACCTCGGCAACTGGTGCAACCAGTCCGGCGCCGGCCTCGGCGAGCGCCCGAAGGCCGCCCCGGCGGCCGGGATCGACGCGTACGTGTGGATCAAGCCCCCGGGTGAGTCGGACGGCTCCAGCACCGCCATCCCGAACGACGAGGGCAAGGGCTTCGACCGGATGTGCGACCCGACGTACACCGGCAACCCGCGGAACAACAACAACATGTCCGGCGCGCTGGCGAACGCTCCGCTGTCCGGGCACTGGTTCTCCGCCCAGTTCCAGGAACTCATGAGGAACGCGTACCCGGCGCTGTGA
- a CDS encoding cellulose binding domain-containing protein, whose product MRRTRILTAVLALAAGLLAGTPPALAAPASAKAVIAADTYTWKNARIDGGGFVPGIVFNRSEKNLAYARTDIGGAYRWVESSKTWTPLLDSVGWNEWGHTGVVSLASDSVDPDRVYAAVGTYTNSWDPGNGAVLRSADRGASWQKADLPFKLGGNMPGRGMGERLAVDPNRNSVLYLGAPSGKGLWRSTDSGVSWSQVTAFPNVGNYVQDPTDTSGYASDNQGIAWVTFDESTGSSGSATQTVYVGVADKDNAVYRSTDGGATWSRLPGQPTGYLAHKGVLDAMNGYLYLAYSDKGGPYDGGKGQLWRYATRTGTWTDISPVAEADTYYGFSGLTVDRQHPGTVMATAYSSWWPDTQLFRSTDSGGSWTKAWDYTSYPNRSNRFTMDVSSAPWLTFGANPSPPEQSPKLGWMTEALEIDPFNSARMMYGTGATVYGTENLTNWDSGSQFTIKPMVQGLEETAVNDLASPPSGAPLLSALGDIGGFRHTDLTKVPPMMYTSPNFTSTTSLDYAESTPNTVVRAGNLDSGPHIAFSTDNGANWFAGTDPSGVSGGGTVASASDGSRFVWSPAGTGVQYTTGFGTSWSASSGIPAGAIVESDRVDPKTFYGFKSGKFYVSSDGGATFTASAASGLPSGDSVRFKALPGTKGDVWLAGGASDGAYGLWHSTDGGATFTKLPGIEEADTIGFGKAAPAASYQTLYASAKIGGVRGIFRSTDKGASWTRINDDAHQWGWTGAAITGDPRVYGRVYVSTNGRGIVYGDTAGTPDDGGGGGGGSGACSVTYGITSQWSGGFQGDVKLTNTGASAWDGWTLNWSFADGQRITQLWNADYTQSGAAVTAKNVSWNGKVAAGSSVSFGFTGSWSGANSEPAAFKLGEESCAVS is encoded by the coding sequence GTGCGAAGAACCCGCATCCTCACGGCGGTGCTGGCACTGGCGGCCGGCCTGCTCGCGGGCACGCCGCCCGCGCTGGCCGCGCCCGCCTCCGCCAAGGCGGTCATCGCCGCCGACACGTACACCTGGAAGAACGCCCGGATCGACGGCGGCGGTTTCGTCCCCGGCATCGTCTTCAACCGCTCCGAGAAGAACCTCGCCTACGCCCGTACCGACATCGGCGGCGCCTACCGCTGGGTGGAGTCGTCGAAGACCTGGACCCCGCTGCTCGACTCGGTCGGCTGGAACGAATGGGGGCACACCGGGGTCGTCAGCCTCGCCTCCGACTCCGTCGACCCGGACAGGGTGTACGCGGCTGTCGGCACGTACACCAACAGCTGGGACCCGGGCAACGGTGCCGTGCTGCGCTCCGCCGACCGGGGCGCCAGCTGGCAGAAGGCGGATCTGCCCTTCAAGCTGGGCGGGAACATGCCGGGCCGTGGCATGGGCGAGCGGCTCGCCGTCGACCCGAACAGGAACAGCGTGCTGTATCTCGGCGCGCCCAGCGGCAAGGGGCTGTGGCGGTCGACGGACTCGGGCGTCTCGTGGTCCCAGGTCACCGCCTTCCCCAACGTCGGCAACTACGTGCAGGATCCGACCGACACCAGCGGCTACGCCTCCGACAACCAGGGCATCGCGTGGGTCACCTTCGACGAGTCGACCGGTTCGTCCGGGAGCGCCACCCAGACCGTCTACGTCGGGGTCGCCGACAAGGACAACGCGGTCTACCGCTCGACGGACGGGGGCGCGACCTGGTCCCGGCTCCCCGGCCAGCCGACCGGCTATCTGGCCCACAAGGGCGTCCTCGACGCGATGAACGGCTATCTCTACCTCGCGTACAGCGACAAGGGCGGCCCGTACGACGGCGGCAAGGGCCAACTGTGGCGGTACGCGACGAGGACCGGGACCTGGACGGACATCAGCCCGGTCGCCGAGGCCGACACCTACTACGGCTTCAGCGGGCTGACCGTCGACCGGCAGCATCCGGGCACCGTGATGGCGACGGCGTACAGCTCCTGGTGGCCGGACACCCAGCTCTTCCGGTCCACCGACAGCGGCGGCTCCTGGACGAAGGCATGGGACTACACCTCGTACCCCAACCGCTCGAACCGCTTCACGATGGACGTGTCGTCCGCGCCCTGGCTGACCTTCGGCGCGAACCCCTCACCGCCCGAGCAGTCCCCCAAACTCGGCTGGATGACCGAGGCGTTGGAGATCGACCCGTTCAACTCCGCCCGGATGATGTACGGAACGGGTGCGACGGTCTACGGCACGGAGAACCTCACGAACTGGGACAGCGGAAGCCAGTTCACCATCAAACCGATGGTGCAGGGTCTGGAGGAGACGGCCGTCAACGACCTCGCCTCTCCCCCGTCGGGCGCCCCGCTGCTCAGCGCCCTCGGGGACATCGGCGGTTTCCGGCACACGGACCTCACCAAGGTGCCGCCGATGATGTACACCTCGCCGAACTTCACCTCGACGACGAGCCTCGACTACGCCGAGTCCACTCCGAACACGGTGGTGCGGGCCGGCAATCTCGACTCGGGTCCGCATATCGCGTTCTCGACGGACAACGGGGCCAACTGGTTCGCGGGGACCGACCCTTCGGGGGTCAGCGGCGGCGGCACGGTCGCGTCCGCCTCGGACGGCAGCCGCTTCGTGTGGAGCCCGGCCGGTACCGGCGTGCAGTACACGACCGGTTTCGGGACGTCGTGGTCGGCGTCGAGCGGGATCCCGGCCGGCGCGATCGTCGAATCGGACCGGGTCGACCCGAAGACCTTCTACGGCTTCAAGTCGGGGAAGTTCTACGTCAGTTCGGACGGTGGAGCGACCTTCACCGCGTCCGCCGCCAGTGGACTCCCGAGCGGTGACAGCGTGCGATTCAAGGCCCTGCCCGGTACGAAGGGCGACGTGTGGCTGGCGGGCGGCGCGAGCGACGGCGCGTACGGACTGTGGCACTCGACGGACGGCGGCGCGACTTTCACCAAGCTGCCGGGCATCGAGGAGGCCGACACCATCGGCTTCGGCAAGGCGGCGCCCGCAGCCTCGTACCAGACGCTCTACGCGAGCGCCAAGATCGGCGGCGTACGCGGGATCTTCCGGTCGACGGACAAGGGCGCGAGCTGGACGCGGATCAACGACGATGCCCACCAGTGGGGTTGGACGGGTGCGGCCATCACCGGTGATCCGCGGGTGTACGGGCGCGTGTACGTGTCGACGAACGGGCGCGGGATCGTCTACGGCGACACGGCGGGCACTCCCGACGACGGCGGTGGAGGCGGTGGCGGTTCCGGGGCCTGCTCGGTGACGTACGGCATCACGAGCCAGTGGTCGGGCGGTTTCCAGGGCGACGTGAAGCTCACCAACACGGGTGCCAGTGCCTGGGACGGATGGACGCTGAACTGGTCCTTCGCGGACGGACAGCGGATCACACAGCTCTGGAACGCCGACTACACACAGTCCGGCGCGGCCGTCACGGCGAAGAACGTGAGCTGGAACGGGAAGGTGGCAGCGGGTTCCTCGGTGAGTTTCGGCTTCACGGGGAGCTGGTCGGGGGCGAACAGCGAACCGGCCGCCTTCAAGCTGGGTGAGGAGAGCTGCGCGGTGAGTTGA